The sequence below is a genomic window from Cedecea neteri.
AGTTGGATGAGTTGTTCCCTGCCGTGGAGGGCGCAACCTTTGCTGATGTCAGCCTGGGCGGCATTGGTGCAATGTTGGTCACGCCTGCGGAAGTCATTGAGGGTCGGGTGATGATTTATATTCATGGTGGAGGCTACGTTCACGGTGGGGTAGAAGCATATCGGGGATTAACCGGGCGTTATGCTCGCGCCTTGAAGGCTAAAGTGTATGCGGTAGATTATCGTCAGGCGCCTGAGTTTCCTTTCCCGACGCCAATTGATGATGTCTTTCAGGCCTACCGAGCCTTGCTTGAGGAGGGGGCAAACCCGCGATCGCTGATGATTTCGGGGGATTCTGCCGGTGGGGCGATGGTTGTCACGCTGATGCGTAAAGCGCGCGATGCTGGCCTGGCATTACCCGCCGCCGCAGTGGCTATTTCACCGTGGGCTAACTTAACGCATAGCGGCACGTCTGCAATGGTCAGGGATGGGCTGGATCCTTTATGCAGCGTCGCTTTCCTGAACCAACTGGCGCGAAGTTTCCTTGCCGGAGAGCTGCCTACACATCCGGATGCCTCTCCGGTTTTTGCCGATGTACAAGGCCTTTCTCCCACGCTGATACAGGTTGGTGAAAACGAAGTGATGCTGAGCGATGCTATTCGCCTTGCATCCCACATGAGCGAAAGCCGGGTTCGCACCACGCTAGAAGTTTGGCCGGAAATGTTTCACGTCTGGCATTTGTTTGCGGGGATCTTACCGGAGGCAGACCAGGCACTGCGAAACGCGATAAGATTCTTCGAAGATGCGCTAAACCCGGCCAACATCGGGTGATATAAGAATAATTCATCTGCCGGCGTGCGAATTGCGCGCCTATAAATTATTGGGAGAGACAGTCGTGTCAGACAGAGAGATTATTATGCCACCGTCCATGCAAGTACTTGCTGAACGGGCGGGTTATGCGCCAGCGGTGGTGGTAGGTAACACGGTTTATTGTGCCGGGCAGGTTGGGCGTACGCCTGATTTACAGGTGATAGCTGACCAAGGGCGCAGTTTACGGCCTGCTGGGAAAACCTGCATCTGGTCCTTCAGGCCGCGGGCTGCAGCTTTGAAGACGTTGTGGAAATGACCACTTACCATGTAGATATGAAAGAACATATGGATGTTTTTCGTGAAGTGAAAGACGAGCTGTTTCCGCGAGGGCACTGTGCCTGGACCTGCGTCGGCGTGTCTGAACTGGCTCGTCCGGGGCTGCTGGTGGAAGTGAAATGTATTGCCGTGAGAAGAACGGCGTAACATAAAAAAACCGGCTGAGTAAGCCGGTTTTTTATCAGATTTTGCAGGCGTCGCCGCAGTCATCATCGGCCACAACGGCCTGAGCTTTTTTGTCTGCGTCTTCCTGGCGCTCGGCGTTGCGCGCTTCGGCTTCATCTAACCCGGAAAACACCAGATTATCGAGATCGATTTCCATAAGTCACCTGTCGTGGTTTAGTGAATAACTCGCTTTATGATATGCAACCTTTCGGGCTTTCGCATCCCAAAACACTGCCGGACGCTCAAAACGCTAAAAATGACGTTTTCATGCGCTACGTGCTTGCGTGTAAAAATGCGATTTGGAATTTATCAGCTTGAAGAAAAACAAATTAAAGAAGGGAACTGCTTTAGCAAATATGGTGCGTCCGAGTGGACTCGAACCACCGACCCCCACCATGTCAAGGTGGTGCTCTAACCAACTGAGCTACGGACGCACTGATATATTTGAAAATGGTGCGTTCAATTGGACTCGAACCAACGACCCCCACCATGTCAAGGTGGTGCTCTAACCAACTGAGCTATGAACGCATTGTTGTCTTGGCGACAGCGGGGACGA
It includes:
- a CDS encoding Rid family hydrolase, translated to MVLQAAGCSFEDVVEMTTYHVDMKEHMDVFREVKDELFPRGHCAWTCVGVSELARPGLLVEVKCIAVRRTA
- a CDS encoding alpha/beta hydrolase encodes the protein MLPDNAQAALKGWIKAAGPVVKKVYGQSDADWKEVRADYVRQLDELFPAVEGATFADVSLGGIGAMLVTPAEVIEGRVMIYIHGGGYVHGGVEAYRGLTGRYARALKAKVYAVDYRQAPEFPFPTPIDDVFQAYRALLEEGANPRSLMISGDSAGGAMVVTLMRKARDAGLALPAAAVAISPWANLTHSGTSAMVRDGLDPLCSVAFLNQLARSFLAGELPTHPDASPVFADVQGLSPTLIQVGENEVMLSDAIRLASHMSESRVRTTLEVWPEMFHVWHLFAGILPEADQALRNAIRFFEDALNPANIG